GCTGAATATTTTCCGGAATTAGCGAACAGAATTCAATATTCGGACAAGATAACTTTGAGAATGATGCTGCAACATCGGAGTGGCATTCCTAATTTTATAGATCATCCTGATTATTGGAAAAAGCCACCAAAAAATAGACAGGAAGCGCTTGAATATGCCTTGGATTTACCTGCTGATTTTAAGCCTGGTGAGGATTATGGCTATTCAAATACAAACTATATGCTGATCTCCGATCTCATTGATAAAACATTGGGTTATAGCCATAAACAATATATAAAGGATGAAATTTTGATTCCACTTGGCTTGAAACACACTTTCTGTTCACTAAGTGATGTGAATATCAACGATGTGATGAGTGGCTATTATGTTGGTATTGATAAAGATTTTAAGACAGATGACACCGGATTGATGATAGCAACCGCAGAGGATGTGGGCATCTTTTTGCGAGCATTAAATGATGGTTCTGTCTTTAAAAAAGGTGAACAGGAAATCTATTCATCCATTTACGTTTATAAACATACAGGTCTGCTTGTTGGTTATCAGAGCATTGCAGAATACCACAAAGACATCGATGCGGTTATCATTCAATTTAATAATACCACCAACTTTGATGGTTACGATTGGAATTTAGCAGAAATCATTTATAACCGTATTGTGAAGATCGTGAAACACAAGAGCAATTCCTCTAAAATGTGACATCACTGTCACATTGTGAGGTTTTTTCCCAAATCGGACATCAATGTCCTATTTTCTTTGAATCTTCTTTTTAAGGCGTTATAAGTTCCTTCTTTTGGGATCATTGCTAAATAGGACATCACTGTCACATTGCGAGGTTTTCTCCCAAATAGGACATCAATGTCCTATTTCCTGTGTTACCTCTTTCTAAGGCGTTATAAGTGCTTGCTTTTGGGATTATTGCTAAATCGGACATCACTGTCACATTGAGGCTTTCTCCCAAATAGGACATCAATGTCCTATTCTCAATGAATCTTCTCTTTAAGGCGTTATAAGTGTCTTCTTTTGGGATTATTGCTAAATCGGACATCACTGTCACATTGCGAGGTTTTCTCTCAAATCGGACATCACTGTCCTATTTTTCTGTGAGGCTTCTTTTTAAGGCGTTATAAGTGCTTTCTTTTGGGAATATTGCTAAATCGGACATCAATGTCACATTTTTTTACTTAAAGTCTTTACTAATAGTCTGTTAGCTATTCGTCATTACTTTCCGCTTCTTCCATCTTTTGTCTTTCCGTAGCCAGATGGAAAAAGTCTATCTCACAAATTTCAAGTGCCTCCTCGTATATTTTCCGGAAGTTTTCTTCAATTTTACTTTTGTCGTAATTGCGGTCTTGCAGTTGCATGATGACTCTGTCGGGTATTGCTTCTATTTTGTATAGTTTTTGGAAGTGGGAGTCATATCGCTCTTTTATTCCTTCAAATTGGCGATAATAGTAGTAAACATTGAGTAGGGTGTGCCAGCTCGTGCACTCGCATGACTCCATCCTGCCGATGGTGCGCTGATTCGTGTTGATGTTCATGCCTACTTTTTCTTGACTGATGTTCTCTTTATCGAGGTCTTTTAAACGGATGCAATGTAGCATAGAAGCTAACTTCTCTTGAAATTTTTCGCAATCAAATAGTTCTTGTTGTAGTTTCATTTATTTTGGTTTTTTGCAAAATTAGTAAAACTTAATTATTGGTTTTAGGCATAAATTCCTAAATGTTCGTTGAGACGCCTTTTGAGGAAATAATGACTGGATATTTAGTGAATATACTTTTATTTTTGCATCGTCTTAATGTACAAGTATTTAGTTGTTTAAATGTCTTGTGTGTTGATATATTTATAAATTTATTTTTTTTGATGATGGAAGAAAGAAAATTAGAACGCAGGCGATTAATGTTTAGAGCGGCAGCTATTCAACAGGAAAATGGCTTCTCGAAAAGTGCTGCGTTGCTTATGGCGCATGGCATTGAGCGACTTATTGATCGGATGCATGTGGGTGAAGTGAATTTTTGTTACACGAAGGAGGATGGACAGGTGCGCAGAGCACGGGGCACGCTCACAGGTTATGAACATGTTTTT
This is a stretch of genomic DNA from uncultured Bacteroides sp.. It encodes these proteins:
- a CDS encoding serine hydrolase domain-containing protein; the protein is MTKKRVKQIFRIVFIIASISSLWFVPWILVKAWILPLPATVQEQLNQGIEHGFDGMIVYVDQGGKPPELYAAGWHDRKRKIPAYPQALFKIASITKLYVAVATAKLVKAGRLSLDKTLAEYFPELANRIQYSDKITLRMMLQHRSGIPNFIDHPDYWKKPPKNRQEALEYALDLPADFKPGEDYGYSNTNYMLISDLIDKTLGYSHKQYIKDEILIPLGLKHTFCSLSDVNINDVMSGYYVGIDKDFKTDDTGLMIATAEDVGIFLRALNDGSVFKKGEQEIYSSIYVYKHTGLLVGYQSIAEYHKDIDAVIIQFNNTTNFDGYDWNLAEIIYNRIVKIVKHKSNSSKM
- a CDS encoding SH3 beta-barrel fold-containing protein; this translates as MFVETPFEEIMTGYLVNILLFLHRLNVQVFSCLNVLCVDIFINLFFLMMEERKLERRRLMFRAAAIQQENGFSKSAALLMAHGIERLIDRMHVGEVNFCYTKEDGQVRRARGTLTGYEHVFKKPYAPRPENTFVVYYDLDKCGWRTFRAANFLRLEGDV